Proteins found in one Pagrus major chromosome 20, Pma_NU_1.0 genomic segment:
- the scd gene encoding acyl-CoA desaturase: MTEAEALEKKQHKSSNQNGDVLPEATREDVFDHTYKEKEGPKPGTTIVWKNVILMTLLHIGALYAISLIPSASPLTLLWSVLCFLISALGVTAGAHRLWSHRSYKASLPLRIFLGVANSMAFQNDIFEWARDHRVHHKYSETDADPHNAVRGFFFAHIGWLLVRKHPDVIEKGRKLELTDLLSDKVVMFQRKYYKPSVLVMCFFVPMSVPWYLWGESLWVAYFVPALLRYTLVLNATWLVNSAAHMWGNRPYDKNINPRENKFVTFSAIGEGFHNYHHSFPYDYATSEFGCKMNLTTCFIDLMCCLGLAKDRKRVSHEMVLARIQRTGDGSHRSG; the protein is encoded by the exons ATGACGGAGGCGGAGGCGTTGGAGAAGAAGCAGCACAAGTCCAGTAACCAAAATGGGGATGTTCTTCCAGAGGCCACCAGAGAAGACGTGTTTGATCACACgtacaaagagaaagagggcCCAAAACCTGGCACGACAATCGTTTGGAAGAATGTCATATTGATGACTCTATTACATATAGGTGCCCTGTACGCCATCTCCCTCATCCCTTCCGCATCTCCTTTGACCTTGCTTTGgt CCGTACTTTGTTTTTTGATAAGTGCTTTAGGAGTCACTGCAGGAGCTCATCGCCTGTGGAGTCACAGATCCTACAAGGCCTCATTACCTCTAAGGATCTTTCTCGGTGTTGCTAACTCCATGGCATTTCAG AATGATATCTTTGAATGGGCTCGAGACCACAGGGTTCACCACAAATATTCAGAGACAGATGCTGACCCTCACAATGCCGTGCGGGGCTTCTTCTTTGCTCACATCGGCTGGCTGCTGGTGCGCAAACACCCCGACGTCATCGAGAAAGGCCGCAAGCTGGAGCtcactgacctgctgtctgacAAAGTTGTAATGTTTCAAAGGAA GTATTACAAGCCGTCTGTGCTGGTCATGTGCTTCTTCGTCCCCATGTCCGTGCCTTGGTACCTGTGGGGGGAGTCTCTGTGGGTGGCGTACTTCGTCCCGGCTCTGCTGAGGTACACCCTGGTGTTGAACGCCACCTGGCTGGTCAACAGCGCGGCTCACATGTGGGGAAACCGACCCTATGACAAGAACATCAACCCACGGGAGAACAAGTTTGTCACGTTCAGCGCCATAG GTGAGGGATTCCACAATTATCACCACTCTTTCCCCTATGACTATGCAACCAGCGAGTTTGGCTGCAAGATGAACCTTACCACTTGTTTCATCGACCTCATGTGCTGCTTGGGCCTGGCCAAGGACCGCAAGAGAGTGTCCCACGAGATGGTCCTGGCCCGAATACAGCGCACCGGAGACGGAAGCCACCGGAGTGGCTAA